Proteins encoded within one genomic window of Kibdelosporangium phytohabitans:
- a CDS encoding phosphoglyceromutase, whose product MAVGTLVLLRHGESVWNAQNLFTGWVDVPLSDKGVKEAERGGQLLRDAGILPDIVHTSLLRRAISTAHIALDGADRHWIPVRRDWRLNERHYGALQGKDKKQTLAEFGEEQFMLWRRSYDTPPPPIELGTEFSQDSDPRYAGIDVPRTECLKDVVARMLPYWDEAVVPDLRAGRTVLLAAHGNSLRALVKHLDGVSEEAIAGLNIPTGIPLRYDLDDDLRPTNPGGTYLDPGAAADAIKAVANQGR is encoded by the coding sequence ATGGCAGTCGGAACCCTGGTCCTGCTCCGCCACGGCGAGAGCGTGTGGAACGCACAGAACCTGTTCACCGGATGGGTGGACGTCCCCCTGTCCGACAAGGGCGTCAAAGAGGCCGAGCGCGGCGGCCAGTTGCTGCGCGACGCGGGCATCCTGCCCGACATCGTGCACACCTCGTTGCTGCGGCGTGCGATCTCCACCGCCCACATCGCGCTCGACGGAGCCGACCGGCACTGGATCCCGGTGCGCAGGGACTGGCGGCTCAACGAGCGCCACTACGGCGCGCTGCAGGGCAAGGACAAGAAGCAGACGCTGGCCGAGTTCGGCGAGGAGCAGTTCATGCTCTGGCGCCGCAGCTACGACACGCCACCGCCGCCGATCGAGCTGGGCACCGAGTTCAGTCAGGACAGTGATCCGCGTTACGCCGGCATCGACGTCCCGCGCACCGAGTGCCTCAAGGACGTCGTCGCCCGGATGCTGCCGTACTGGGACGAGGCGGTCGTGCCGGACCTGCGCGCGGGCCGGACGGTGCTGCTCGCCGCGCACGGCAACTCGTTGCGCGCCTTGGTCAAGCACCTCGACGGCGTCAGCGAGGAGGCGATCGCCGGGCTGAACATCCCGACCGGCATCCCGCTGCGCTACGACCTGGACGACGACCTCAGGCCGACCAACCCCGGCGGGACCTACCTGGATCCCGGCGCGGCAGCCGACGCGATCAAAGCGGTAGCCAACCAGGGCCGCTGA
- a CDS encoding DUF4349 domain-containing protein produces MALLLGLTACSGESGGGFASSPEGVAKPAQPNSAKGQTGGGSGGGSAREQQTPTQAGQPPAPVQERKLVQTARIDMTVKDTFKAVSDARSIATTNQGFTGQEESSGDRASITLRVPADKFDSALRQLAEIGTIRTQHKQADDVTEQVVDLESRLNTQRQSVARMQALLARATSVGEIAQIEGELTRRQADLESLQGRRDALGGKVALSTVTVSVSREAAPPVPVQAAGGGGFFDGLTDGWDAFGAFFTGLARVLGAVLPFLLALGIPAGLVLYFRRRRRKPVGPVAESA; encoded by the coding sequence GTGGCGCTGCTTCTGGGGTTGACGGCGTGTTCCGGCGAGAGCGGCGGCGGGTTCGCCAGTTCGCCGGAGGGGGTCGCGAAGCCCGCCCAGCCCAACAGCGCCAAGGGGCAGACCGGCGGTGGCAGCGGTGGTGGCAGCGCGCGCGAGCAGCAGACACCGACGCAGGCGGGGCAGCCGCCCGCGCCGGTGCAGGAACGCAAACTCGTGCAGACCGCGCGGATCGACATGACCGTCAAGGACACGTTCAAGGCCGTGTCCGACGCCCGGTCGATCGCCACGACCAACCAGGGATTCACCGGGCAGGAGGAATCCAGTGGCGACCGGGCTTCCATCACGCTGCGTGTCCCCGCTGACAAGTTCGACAGCGCACTGCGCCAGCTCGCCGAGATCGGCACCATCCGCACGCAGCACAAGCAGGCCGATGACGTCACCGAACAGGTGGTCGACCTCGAATCGCGGCTGAACACGCAACGTCAGAGTGTGGCGCGGATGCAGGCCCTGCTCGCTCGTGCGACGAGCGTCGGCGAGATCGCGCAGATCGAGGGTGAGCTGACCCGTCGCCAGGCCGACCTGGAGTCGTTGCAGGGCAGGCGTGACGCTCTCGGGGGCAAGGTGGCACTGTCCACTGTGACGGTCTCGGTCAGCAGGGAGGCCGCGCCGCCGGTGCCGGTGCAGGCCGCGGGTGGCGGTGGGTTCTTCGACGGGCTGACCGACGGCTGGGACGCGTTCGGCGCGTTCTTCACCGGCCTGGCTCGTGTGCTCGGCGCGGTGCTGCCTTTCCTGCTGGCACTCGGCATACCGGCCGGTCTGGTGCTCTACTTCCGACGCAGGCGTAGGAAGCCGGTCGGACCGGTTGCCGAAAGCGCCTGA
- a CDS encoding YbjN domain-containing protein — protein sequence MDAVIKSTLEEREIAYERPEPGKYFVTLPGTKKLRTNCWLIVGAHALVVEAFVCRRPDEAHEQVYRFLLRRNAKLYGVHYTIDDVGDVYLLGRVGLHAVTPDELDRLLGQVLEAADGDFNVLLELGFASSIKREWEWRTSRGESLANLKAFEHLAKFDD from the coding sequence GTGGACGCGGTGATCAAGTCCACTTTGGAGGAACGGGAGATCGCCTACGAACGGCCGGAGCCGGGCAAGTACTTCGTGACCCTGCCGGGCACGAAGAAGCTGCGCACCAACTGCTGGCTGATCGTGGGGGCGCACGCGCTCGTCGTCGAGGCGTTCGTCTGCCGCCGCCCGGACGAGGCGCACGAGCAGGTCTACCGGTTCCTGTTGCGCCGCAACGCCAAGCTCTACGGCGTGCACTACACGATCGACGACGTCGGTGACGTCTACCTGCTCGGCCGGGTCGGCCTGCACGCGGTGACCCCGGACGAACTGGACCGCCTGCTCGGTCAGGTCCTCGAAGCCGCGGACGGCGACTTCAACGTTCTGCTGGAGCTCGGCTTCGCCTCGTCCATCAAGCGCGAATGGGAGTGGCGGACCTCGCGCGGCGAGTCGCTCGCCAACCTGAAGGCCTTCGAGCACCTCGCCAAGTTCGACGACTGA
- the mshA gene encoding D-inositol-3-phosphate glycosyltransferase produces MTRWLHAPRRVALLSVHTSPLEQPGTGDAGGMNVYIAQTAARMAERGIAVEVFTRATSSDLPPVAEMVPGVLVRHVHAGPFEVLDRNELPAQLCAFTSAVLRTEANNEPGFYDLVHSHYWLSGQVGWLARDRWGVPLVHTAHTLARVKNAALAADDTPEPRTREIGEQQVVDQADSLVANTEMEADDLIHRYDADPAKVTTVPPGVDLEQFTPGSQQAARRALGIAPDAKVFAFVGRIQPLKAPDVLLHAAAQLLAAGKADRSRLVVLVVGGPSGTGLEQPRALQDLAARLEIADVVRFLPPLPGPELAQVYRAADAVAVPSHNESFGLVALEAQACGTPVVATDVGGLRVAVDDGVSGLLVPGHSAVEWANALARLSFPGLRGKMSDGAVEHARAFSWERTTDDLIGAYVRAAVAFQGEVVAS; encoded by the coding sequence GTGACCCGCTGGCTGCACGCACCACGCCGGGTCGCGTTGCTGTCCGTGCACACGTCGCCGCTTGAGCAGCCGGGCACGGGTGACGCCGGTGGGATGAACGTGTACATCGCCCAGACCGCGGCGCGGATGGCCGAACGCGGGATCGCGGTCGAGGTCTTCACGCGGGCCACCTCGTCCGACTTGCCGCCGGTGGCTGAGATGGTGCCCGGTGTTCTGGTGCGACACGTGCACGCGGGCCCGTTCGAGGTGCTCGACCGCAACGAGCTGCCCGCGCAGCTGTGCGCCTTCACCTCCGCTGTGCTGCGGACCGAGGCGAACAACGAGCCCGGCTTCTACGACCTCGTGCACTCGCACTACTGGCTGTCCGGGCAGGTCGGCTGGTTGGCGCGCGACCGGTGGGGCGTCCCGCTCGTGCACACCGCGCACACCCTGGCCAGGGTGAAGAACGCGGCTCTCGCCGCCGACGACACACCGGAGCCCAGGACGCGGGAGATCGGTGAACAGCAGGTCGTCGACCAGGCCGACAGCCTGGTGGCCAACACGGAGATGGAAGCCGACGACCTGATCCACCGCTACGACGCGGACCCGGCCAAGGTCACCACGGTCCCGCCAGGCGTCGACCTCGAACAGTTCACTCCCGGCTCGCAGCAGGCGGCACGACGTGCGCTGGGGATCGCGCCGGACGCGAAGGTGTTCGCGTTCGTCGGCCGCATCCAGCCGTTGAAGGCGCCGGACGTGCTGCTGCACGCGGCCGCGCAGCTGCTGGCCGCCGGCAAGGCCGACCGGTCGAGGCTGGTCGTCCTCGTGGTCGGCGGCCCGTCGGGGACCGGGCTGGAACAGCCCCGTGCGTTGCAGGACCTGGCCGCGCGGCTGGAGATCGCGGACGTGGTGCGGTTCCTGCCGCCGCTGCCGGGGCCGGAACTGGCCCAGGTGTACCGCGCGGCGGACGCGGTCGCGGTGCCCAGCCACAACGAGTCCTTCGGGCTCGTCGCCCTGGAGGCGCAGGCGTGCGGTACGCCGGTTGTCGCGACGGACGTCGGTGGTCTGCGGGTCGCGGTGGACGACGGCGTGTCGGGGCTGCTGGTGCCGGGCCATTCCGCGGTCGAATGGGCGAACGCGTTGGCGCGCCTGAGTTTCCCCGGGCTGCGCGGGAAGATGTCCGACGGCGCCGTTGAACACGCGCGCGCGTTCTCGTGGGAACGCACCACGGACGACCTGATCGGTGCGTACGTCCGCGCTGCGGTAGCGTTCCAGGGGGAGGTGGTTGCGTCGTGA
- a CDS encoding alpha/beta fold hydrolase gives MEEHVGDQVTLHQVTGGTGVRLAVRTAGPPGAPAVVLLHGWAQSGAAFSAQLADPRLTSKYRLAAPDLRGHGYSDVPDPGSGYSDPEAWASDVAAVLDLVGTPAILVGWSYGGAVITDYLRAFGDQDLAGIVFASAAVEVGRGRPGAGPGTAMRSVVPYVNLEDLDAATRGFTEFVRGMAEGHLPGELSQRIVGDALRVPWQVRRAMFRRDFDSSGVLQQITVPTLVAHGELDAVVDPSVAHYTVGKIPGARLRWFPKTGHMPFAERTEEFDEMLLEFADQVME, from the coding sequence GTGGAAGAGCATGTCGGCGATCAAGTAACGCTGCACCAGGTCACCGGGGGCACCGGGGTCCGGCTGGCCGTTCGCACGGCCGGCCCGCCCGGTGCCCCCGCGGTCGTTCTGCTGCACGGGTGGGCCCAGTCCGGCGCCGCGTTCTCCGCGCAGCTGGCCGACCCGCGGCTGACCAGCAAGTACCGCCTGGCCGCGCCGGACCTGCGCGGGCACGGCTACTCGGACGTGCCAGACCCCGGCAGCGGCTACAGCGACCCGGAGGCGTGGGCCAGCGACGTGGCCGCCGTGCTCGACCTGGTGGGCACGCCGGCCATCCTGGTCGGCTGGTCGTACGGCGGTGCCGTGATCACCGACTACCTGCGGGCGTTCGGTGACCAGGACCTGGCCGGGATCGTGTTCGCCTCGGCCGCCGTCGAGGTCGGCCGCGGCCGGCCGGGCGCCGGGCCCGGTACCGCGATGCGGTCCGTCGTCCCGTACGTCAACCTCGAAGACCTCGACGCGGCCACCCGCGGGTTCACGGAGTTCGTGCGCGGGATGGCCGAAGGGCACCTGCCCGGTGAGCTCAGCCAGCGGATCGTCGGCGACGCGCTGCGGGTGCCGTGGCAGGTCCGGCGTGCCATGTTCCGCCGGGATTTCGACTCCTCCGGCGTGCTGCAGCAGATCACCGTGCCGACGCTGGTCGCGCACGGCGAACTGGACGCCGTCGTCGACCCGAGTGTGGCGCACTACACAGTCGGGAAGATTCCCGGCGCCCGGCTGCGTTGGTTCCCAAAGACGGGGCACATGCCCTTCGCCGAACGCACCGAGGAGTTCGACGAGATGTTGCTTGAGTTCGCCGACCAGGTGATGGAGTGA